In one Methylocaldum szegediense genomic region, the following are encoded:
- the gatC gene encoding Asp-tRNA(Asn)/Glu-tRNA(Gln) amidotransferase subunit GatC, protein MSLSIDQVYEIAWLARLAIDADKAAAYARDLTGILDFVEEMNAVDTSEVAPMAHPLDQAQRLRPDVVTETDQRELFQSCAPLVEAGLYLVPKVIE, encoded by the coding sequence ATGTCCTTAAGTATTGACCAAGTTTATGAAATTGCCTGGCTCGCCCGGCTTGCCATCGACGCGGACAAAGCGGCCGCTTATGCTCGAGATCTGACCGGTATATTGGATTTCGTCGAGGAAATGAATGCCGTGGACACTTCCGAGGTCGCTCCGATGGCCCACCCTCTCGATCAGGCTCAGCGCTTACGGCCGGATGTCGTTACCGAAACCGACCAACGGGAGTTGTTCCAGAGCTGCGCACCCTTGGTGGAAGCAGGGCTTTATCTTGTTCCCAAGGTTATCGAATGA
- the gatA gene encoding Asp-tRNA(Asn)/Glu-tRNA(Gln) amidotransferase subunit GatA produces MHDKTIAELAAGLKNKEFSSLELTQALLARIRQHNPQLNCFITVTEEQALEQARAADAAIARGAAGALTGVPIAQKDIFCTKGVKTSCGSKMLDNFIAPYDATVVERFNQAGAVMLGKLNMDEFAMGSSNETSYYGPVKNPWDTETVPGGSSGGSAASVAARLVPGATGTDTGGSIRQPASFCGITGLKPTYGLVSRWGMIAFASSLDQGGPMARTAEDCALMLQVMAGFDDKDSTSVDRPVPDYSASLNDSLEGLRIGLPKEFFDEGLDSDIARLIDDAVAEYRRLGANVKEISLPNMKLSVPAYYVVAPAECSSNLARYDGVRFGYRCKEPKDLHDLYTRSRGEGFGAEVKRRILIGTYVLSAGYYDAYYLKAQKVRRLISEDFKRAFREVDVIIGPTSPSVAFRFGEKSADPIAMYLSDIYTIAVNLAGLPGMSVPVGFSKGLPVGMQIIGDYFSEARLLNVAHRYQQATDWHRRSPAAFA; encoded by the coding sequence ATGCACGATAAAACCATCGCCGAACTTGCCGCCGGCCTCAAGAATAAAGAATTCAGCAGCCTAGAGCTGACGCAGGCTTTGCTGGCGCGTATCCGGCAGCACAATCCGCAACTCAACTGCTTTATTACCGTTACCGAAGAGCAGGCGCTTGAGCAGGCCCGGGCCGCCGATGCCGCGATTGCACGAGGCGCTGCTGGCGCTTTGACCGGCGTTCCCATCGCCCAGAAAGATATTTTTTGCACCAAAGGTGTGAAGACGAGCTGCGGTTCGAAGATGCTCGACAATTTCATCGCTCCATACGATGCGACGGTCGTAGAGCGATTCAATCAGGCGGGAGCGGTCATGCTCGGCAAGCTCAACATGGATGAGTTTGCCATGGGTTCTTCCAACGAAACGAGCTATTACGGTCCTGTGAAGAATCCGTGGGATACCGAGACGGTTCCGGGTGGATCGTCCGGTGGCTCGGCGGCGTCGGTCGCTGCACGACTGGTGCCCGGTGCTACTGGAACCGATACCGGCGGATCGATTCGACAGCCGGCTTCCTTTTGCGGCATCACCGGTCTGAAGCCGACCTACGGTTTGGTTTCCCGCTGGGGGATGATCGCATTTGCATCCAGCCTGGACCAGGGGGGGCCCATGGCCCGAACGGCGGAAGACTGCGCGCTTATGCTCCAAGTCATGGCCGGGTTCGATGACAAGGATTCGACCAGCGTGGACAGACCAGTACCGGATTATTCCGCCTCTCTCAACGACAGCCTGGAAGGGCTTAGGATCGGCCTACCCAAAGAGTTTTTCGATGAGGGGTTGGATTCGGATATCGCGCGCCTGATTGACGATGCTGTTGCCGAGTATCGGAGATTGGGAGCCAACGTAAAAGAAATTTCGTTGCCCAACATGAAGCTGTCGGTGCCAGCTTATTACGTGGTGGCGCCTGCCGAGTGTTCGTCCAATCTGGCTCGTTACGACGGCGTTCGTTTCGGCTATCGCTGCAAGGAGCCGAAGGATCTGCACGATTTGTATACGCGTTCCCGCGGCGAAGGCTTCGGCGCGGAGGTGAAGCGGCGGATTCTCATCGGTACTTATGTGCTGTCGGCGGGTTACTACGATGCCTATTACCTCAAGGCTCAAAAGGTCCGACGCTTGATCAGCGAAGATTTCAAGCGGGCATTCCGCGAAGTCGACGTGATCATCGGGCCCACCTCGCCCTCTGTCGCGTTTCGGTTCGGGGAGAAGAGCGCCGACCCTATAGCCATGTACCTGTCGGATATCTATACGATCGCGGTCAATCTGGCTGGCCTTCCCGGCATGTCGGTCCCAGTCGGATTTTCCAAGGGACTGCCGGTCGGCATGCAGATCATCGGCGATTATTTTTCCGAGGCGCGCTTACTCAATGTCGCACATCGGTATCAGCAGGCGACCGACTGGCACCGACGGAGTCCGGCGGCTTTCGCTTGA
- the mltB gene encoding lytic murein transglycosylase B, with the protein MRLINLILLIVSLYGFSSPGTASESLAQRPGVRTFIRDMSHKHHFNTSELTKLFQDVTIQDKILEAIAKPYEAKPWYAYRKLFLTETRIQNGVDFWNRNAGALATATRKYGVPPEVIVAIIGIETNYGQSPGKYRVIDALSTLAFAYPKRAAFFRRELEEFLLLCREEGINPANPTGSYAGAMGLPQFMPSSYRKYAADGDGDHRRDIWNNPADAIASVARYFAVHGWRAGEPVAFAATVNGTAHDGLTSSVKPTRTVREWLSLGVDTRGSIPSNAKAALVRLDEETGPAYWLGLQNFYVITRYNHSPLYAMAAYELSRELVSRHKAGSSS; encoded by the coding sequence ATGCGCCTCATAAACCTCATTCTGCTCATTGTTTCCCTCTACGGTTTTTCCTCGCCCGGGACGGCTTCAGAAAGCCTAGCCCAACGACCGGGCGTCCGCACCTTCATCCGGGACATGAGCCACAAGCATCATTTCAACACCTCTGAACTCACAAAGTTATTCCAGGACGTCACTATCCAGGACAAGATTCTCGAAGCCATAGCAAAGCCCTACGAAGCCAAACCCTGGTATGCCTACCGCAAACTGTTCCTTACCGAAACACGCATTCAGAATGGGGTCGATTTCTGGAACCGGAATGCCGGCGCGCTCGCCACGGCTACCCGGAAATACGGCGTTCCCCCCGAGGTGATCGTCGCCATTATCGGAATCGAAACCAATTACGGCCAATCACCTGGAAAATATCGGGTGATCGACGCACTTTCCACTTTGGCTTTCGCCTATCCGAAGCGAGCCGCTTTTTTCCGGCGAGAATTGGAAGAGTTCTTACTTTTGTGTCGGGAAGAAGGCATCAATCCTGCGAACCCCACGGGCTCCTACGCCGGCGCCATGGGCTTGCCGCAGTTCATGCCGAGCAGCTATCGAAAATACGCGGCCGACGGCGACGGCGACCATCGCCGCGATATTTGGAACAATCCGGCCGACGCCATTGCCAGCGTCGCCCGTTATTTCGCCGTTCATGGATGGCGGGCGGGTGAACCGGTGGCTTTCGCCGCCACGGTGAACGGTACCGCACACGACGGGCTCACCAGCAGCGTGAAGCCTACCCGTACAGTGCGGGAATGGCTTTCCCTCGGCGTGGATACGAGGGGATCCATACCCAGCAACGCCAAGGCTGCATTGGTGAGGCTTGACGAAGAAACCGGACCTGCCTATTGGCTGGGACTACAAAATTTCTACGTCATCACCCGCTACAACCACAGCCCCCTGTACGCAATGGCGGCCTACGAGTTAAGCCGCGAGCTGGTTTCTCGCCATAAGGCCGGCAGCTCGTCCTGA
- the mreC gene encoding rod shape-determining protein MreC, with protein MFSRGYSLNIRLLLCSAAALVLLAAEQHGILPGARTPFASATYPLQQVVSSPVRFGQRVIESISTYANLVAENQKLKEEQLVLKTKLLKFAALEQENIRLRGLLDTSFKVGEQVSIAELLSVNLVPYEHIVVVNKGARFGVHVGQPVFDANGVVGQVLRVTPFSAEVMLITDPNHAIPVQVNRNGLRTLALGTGQIDRLALPYLSSNADIQVGDLLVTSGLGGVFPHGYPVATVTEVAPQKTAFAKISAAPVAQLDRNRELLLVWSDSRPVPRISVDQEQRPNALPTNGSR; from the coding sequence CTGTTCTCGCGAGGCTATTCACTCAATATCCGTCTGCTGCTATGTTCGGCGGCCGCTTTGGTGTTGCTCGCAGCAGAACAACACGGCATCCTTCCGGGCGCTCGAACGCCTTTCGCGTCAGCGACCTATCCCTTGCAGCAAGTCGTCAGCTCGCCGGTGCGCTTCGGACAGCGCGTCATAGAATCCATATCCACGTATGCGAACCTCGTAGCGGAAAACCAAAAGCTGAAGGAGGAGCAACTTGTCCTCAAGACCAAACTGCTGAAGTTCGCGGCATTGGAACAAGAGAACATCCGGCTGCGGGGACTTTTGGATACCTCCTTCAAGGTCGGCGAACAGGTATCGATCGCCGAACTCCTATCCGTCAATTTGGTTCCGTACGAACATATCGTCGTGGTGAACAAAGGTGCCCGATTCGGGGTTCATGTCGGCCAACCCGTGTTCGATGCGAACGGGGTTGTGGGACAGGTCCTGCGGGTCACGCCATTCAGCGCAGAAGTGATGCTGATTACCGACCCGAACCATGCCATTCCGGTGCAAGTCAACCGGAATGGTCTACGTACCCTGGCGCTTGGCACCGGGCAGATCGATCGCCTGGCATTACCTTATCTTTCTAGCAATGCCGATATCCAGGTCGGTGATCTCCTGGTAACTTCTGGCCTCGGTGGGGTTTTTCCTCATGGCTACCCGGTAGCCACCGTGACAGAAGTTGCGCCACAGAAGACAGCATTCGCAAAAATCTCCGCTGCGCCCGTTGCTCAGCTCGACCGAAACCGTGAACTCTTGTTGGTATGGAGCGATTCACGACCCGTCCCACGCATCTCGGTCGATCAAGAACAACGCCCAAACGCTTTGCCCACGAATGGCAGCCGTTAA
- the rodA gene encoding rod shape-determining protein RodA — MNIDPVLAQLRITPPQRVSLIQKLHIDLPLLAGLGGLCTLAFIILYSAGGQDVNVLVRQSIRLGLAMTIMIAIAQIHPRHLKFYSPALYLLGVLLLVAVLVVGKISMGAQRWLDIGIIRFQPSELTKLSTPMMIAWYLSGHAPPLRLKPLVLAGVLILIPTALIAKQPDLGTAVLVASAGSAVVFLAGIPWRYMLALAVVGGSLLPVAWHFMHGYQRDRLLTFLNPEADPLGRGYHIIQSKIAIGSGGIYGKGWLHGTQAHLEFLPERSTDFIFAVLAEEFGLIGCLGLLALYLFVLGRCFYIVVQAQDNYSRLLAGALTVTFFVYVFVNVGMVIGILPVVGVPLPLVSYGGTSMVTLLAGFGMLMAVQTHRKLLPNG; from the coding sequence ATGAACATCGATCCCGTTCTGGCGCAACTCCGAATTACGCCGCCGCAGCGCGTTTCCTTGATACAAAAGCTGCATATCGACCTGCCGCTATTAGCCGGGCTGGGCGGCTTATGCACCTTGGCCTTCATCATTCTTTACAGCGCCGGCGGCCAAGATGTGAACGTGCTTGTGCGCCAGTCGATACGTCTGGGGTTAGCGATGACCATCATGATCGCCATCGCGCAGATTCATCCCCGCCACCTCAAGTTTTACAGTCCGGCTCTCTATCTTCTTGGGGTCTTGCTTTTGGTGGCTGTTCTGGTGGTCGGCAAAATAAGCATGGGAGCCCAGCGGTGGCTGGATATCGGCATTATCCGTTTCCAACCCTCCGAGCTGACCAAGCTCTCCACGCCCATGATGATCGCCTGGTATTTATCCGGGCATGCGCCTCCCCTACGCCTGAAGCCGTTGGTTCTCGCTGGCGTGCTGATTCTGATTCCCACCGCGCTAATCGCCAAACAACCCGATCTCGGCACGGCCGTGCTGGTCGCCAGCGCCGGCTCTGCGGTCGTGTTTCTGGCCGGAATTCCATGGCGCTATATGCTGGCCTTGGCGGTTGTGGGCGGAAGCCTTCTGCCTGTGGCCTGGCATTTCATGCACGGTTATCAGCGGGATCGGCTTCTGACATTCCTGAACCCGGAAGCGGACCCTTTGGGACGCGGCTACCACATCATTCAATCCAAGATCGCGATCGGCTCGGGCGGTATTTACGGCAAAGGATGGCTGCACGGGACTCAAGCGCACCTGGAATTTCTGCCGGAGCGCTCGACCGACTTCATCTTCGCGGTCCTTGCCGAGGAGTTCGGTCTGATCGGCTGTCTGGGTCTGTTGGCACTTTATCTCTTCGTCCTTGGGCGTTGTTTTTATATCGTCGTCCAGGCGCAGGATAACTACAGCCGACTCCTTGCGGGAGCACTGACGGTAACCTTCTTCGTCTATGTCTTCGTCAACGTCGGCATGGTAATCGGCATTCTCCCCGTAGTAGGCGTCCCCCTCCCTCTGGTCAGCTACGGCGGTACTTCCATGGTGACCCTGCTGGCAGGCTTCGGTATGCTGATGGCCGTCCAGACCCATCGTAAACTTCTGCCGAACGGATAA
- the gatB gene encoding Asp-tRNA(Asn)/Glu-tRNA(Gln) amidotransferase subunit GatB yields MEWEPVIGLEIHAQLATKSKIFSGAATAYGAEPNTQACAVDLGLPGVLPVLNREAVRMAVKFGLAIGARVAPFSVFARKNYFYPDLPKGYQISQYDLPVVSAGHLTISVDGIEKTVGITRAHLEEDAGKSLHEDFHGFTGIDLNRAGTPLLEIVSEPDLRSAKEAVAYMKKLHALVRYLEICDGNMQEGSFRCDANVSVRRKGQKEFGTRAEIKNLNSFRFVERAINYEIERQIEILESGGQVVQETRLYDAAKDETRSMRSKEEANDYRYFPDPDLLPLEISSDFIEEVRKNLPELPDEKRDRFKSQYGLNDYDATVLTATRELADYYETVVAESGNSDPKLCANWVMGDLSGALNKAGLEIDQCPVEPSRLAGLIRRIVDETISGKLAKQVFEAMWASGETADEIIEKQGLKQITDTGAIEKIIDEIIAANPQQVAQYRAGKDKLFGFFVGQVMKATQGKANPQQLNELLKKKLQ; encoded by the coding sequence ATGGAATGGGAACCGGTTATCGGGTTGGAAATTCACGCCCAACTCGCGACTAAATCCAAGATTTTTTCGGGTGCGGCCACCGCTTACGGCGCGGAGCCCAACACCCAAGCCTGTGCAGTCGATTTGGGACTGCCGGGTGTGTTGCCGGTTTTGAACCGCGAGGCGGTACGTATGGCGGTCAAGTTCGGCCTCGCCATCGGTGCTCGGGTGGCACCGTTTTCGGTATTCGCGCGCAAAAACTATTTTTATCCGGATCTGCCGAAAGGGTACCAAATCAGTCAATACGATCTCCCCGTTGTGAGTGCGGGGCATCTGACTATTTCGGTGGATGGGATCGAGAAAACAGTCGGAATCACTCGCGCTCACCTCGAGGAAGATGCCGGCAAGTCCTTACACGAGGATTTCCACGGATTTACCGGAATCGACTTGAACCGGGCGGGTACGCCGCTTCTCGAAATCGTGTCTGAACCGGACCTTCGTTCAGCCAAGGAAGCGGTGGCCTATATGAAGAAGCTGCACGCCTTGGTCCGATATCTGGAAATCTGCGACGGCAACATGCAAGAAGGATCGTTCCGTTGCGACGCCAATGTGTCGGTTCGCCGCAAGGGCCAGAAGGAGTTCGGTACCCGTGCCGAAATTAAGAACTTGAACTCGTTCCGTTTTGTGGAGCGTGCGATCAACTATGAGATCGAGCGGCAGATCGAAATTCTGGAAAGCGGTGGACAGGTGGTACAGGAAACCCGTTTGTACGATGCCGCCAAGGACGAAACCCGCTCCATGCGCAGCAAGGAGGAGGCGAACGACTACCGCTATTTCCCCGACCCTGACCTTCTGCCTTTGGAAATCTCGAGCGATTTCATCGAGGAGGTGCGCAAGAATCTGCCCGAATTGCCGGATGAAAAACGTGACCGATTCAAATCGCAATACGGTTTGAACGACTATGACGCAACCGTGCTGACGGCGACGCGAGAGCTCGCCGATTATTACGAGACGGTGGTCGCGGAGTCTGGCAACAGTGATCCCAAGCTGTGCGCCAACTGGGTCATGGGTGATCTTTCCGGCGCGCTCAATAAAGCCGGTTTGGAGATCGATCAGTGCCCCGTCGAGCCTTCACGGCTGGCCGGTCTTATCAGGCGCATTGTCGACGAAACCATCTCCGGAAAACTGGCTAAGCAAGTTTTCGAGGCGATGTGGGCGTCCGGGGAGACCGCTGACGAAATCATAGAAAAACAGGGGCTGAAACAAATCACCGATACTGGTGCGATCGAGAAAATCATCGACGAAATCATTGCCGCCAATCCGCAACAAGTGGCGCAATACCGGGCAGGCAAGGACAAACTGTTCGGATTTTTCGTCGGCCAGGTGATGAAGGCAACTCAAGGCAAGGCCAATCCGCAGCAATTGAACGAGTTGCTCAAGAAGAAATTGCAATAG
- the mrdA gene encoding penicillin-binding protein 2 has translation MSRPFDLNEKFYENRLFLNRIAASVLFILLATTGLVIRLIYLQVMGHEHYSTLSRDNQVKISPLAPSRGLIFDRNGEVLADNTATYSLEIIPERVPDLEATLSELQKLLNLSDDELNRFRLQKSQRKSFESVPLRLELTEEEIARFAVKMPYFPGVEIRTRFMRSYPYGHLTSHVVGYVARINESELRSLDPAQYRGTYHIGKSGVEKAYESVLHGKTGYEEYETNVQGRPIQILNTTDPVAGADLYLSLDIRLQKTAFDALGEFNGAVAAIDPATGKVLVLVSKPGFDPNPFIHGISKKDYDALQNAPDRPLYDRALRGVYPPGSTVKPFVSLAGLKILNISPARRVLCPGYYRLPNAEHKYRDWRKQGHGSVDLKLAITQSCDVYFYDLAHHIGIDPLHDFMQLFGFGERTGIDLVGEKPGLFPSKEWKKKKRKQVWYPGETIIAGIGQGYVQVTPIQLARATAILANRGRNVEPRVVDTIKAPYEIESLYPKSSDEIVADLKPEHWRTVIDAMVDVVHSARGTAKVIAPGLSYTVAGKTGTAQVFTVRQDQDYKKMKIAKTLRDHAWFIAFAPVEAPRIAVAVLAENGGHGGSVAAPIARAVMDQYLLENP, from the coding sequence ATGAGCCGTCCTTTCGACCTCAACGAGAAGTTTTACGAGAACCGGCTGTTTCTCAACCGCATTGCCGCCAGCGTACTGTTCATACTACTGGCCACAACAGGGCTCGTCATCCGCCTGATCTATTTGCAGGTTATGGGACACGAGCACTACTCCACTTTGTCGCGAGACAACCAGGTCAAGATCTCTCCTTTGGCGCCTTCCCGCGGGCTGATTTTCGACCGAAACGGCGAAGTTCTAGCCGACAATACGGCGACTTATAGCCTGGAAATCATTCCCGAACGGGTTCCGGATCTGGAAGCAACCTTATCGGAGCTCCAAAAGCTGCTGAATCTAAGCGACGATGAACTCAACCGTTTCAGACTTCAAAAAAGCCAGAGAAAAAGCTTCGAGAGCGTACCTCTACGCCTGGAGTTGACAGAAGAAGAAATCGCCCGTTTCGCCGTCAAGATGCCTTATTTTCCGGGAGTTGAAATTCGGACCCGGTTCATGCGGAGCTATCCTTACGGCCACTTGACGTCCCACGTCGTGGGTTATGTCGCGCGCATTAACGAATCCGAACTCCGATCCTTGGATCCGGCCCAATATCGGGGAACCTACCACATCGGAAAAAGCGGCGTCGAAAAAGCTTACGAATCCGTCTTGCATGGGAAAACCGGTTACGAGGAGTATGAAACCAACGTCCAAGGGCGCCCCATTCAGATACTAAACACCACCGATCCCGTGGCGGGAGCCGATCTTTACCTTTCCTTGGACATTCGGCTGCAAAAAACCGCCTTCGATGCCTTGGGCGAGTTCAACGGAGCCGTAGCGGCGATCGACCCCGCCACCGGCAAAGTATTGGTCTTGGTCAGCAAGCCAGGCTTCGATCCCAACCCCTTCATCCACGGCATCAGCAAAAAAGATTATGACGCCCTTCAAAACGCTCCGGACCGGCCACTGTACGACCGCGCGCTCCGCGGCGTCTATCCGCCTGGCTCCACGGTCAAACCCTTCGTGAGCCTGGCCGGCTTGAAAATTCTCAATATCAGCCCAGCAAGACGAGTTCTTTGCCCGGGCTATTACCGCCTACCCAATGCGGAGCACAAATACCGGGACTGGCGCAAGCAAGGCCATGGCTCTGTAGATCTCAAATTGGCCATCACTCAATCCTGTGACGTGTACTTCTACGACCTCGCCCACCATATCGGTATAGATCCGCTCCACGATTTCATGCAACTCTTCGGCTTTGGGGAACGGACTGGTATCGATCTGGTCGGGGAAAAACCTGGGTTGTTTCCTTCAAAGGAATGGAAGAAAAAGAAACGCAAGCAGGTATGGTATCCTGGTGAAACCATCATCGCAGGCATTGGACAAGGCTATGTCCAAGTTACGCCTATTCAGCTGGCCAGGGCGACGGCGATACTCGCCAATCGTGGACGGAACGTAGAACCAAGAGTCGTGGACACCATAAAAGCCCCGTACGAGATCGAAAGCCTCTATCCCAAAAGCAGCGACGAGATCGTCGCCGACCTCAAACCGGAGCATTGGCGCACGGTAATTGATGCCATGGTCGATGTCGTCCACAGTGCACGCGGCACCGCCAAAGTAATAGCCCCGGGACTTTCCTATACCGTCGCCGGCAAGACTGGTACCGCACAAGTCTTCACCGTGCGGCAGGACCAGGACTACAAGAAGATGAAGATCGCCAAGACCTTGCGTGATCATGCGTGGTTCATAGCCTTCGCACCGGTGGAAGCACCACGCATCGCGGTCGCCGTGCTTGCGGAAAACGGTGGACACGGAGGGTCAGTCGCGGCTCCTATCGCCCGTGCCGTAATGGACCAGTACCTGCTCGAAAATCCATGA
- the mreD gene encoding rod shape-determining protein MreD, giving the protein MAAVKSSSAGLIVVPLSLVVAMALRILPLPRELFVFNPDWTALFLIYWTIAIPDRVGVGTAWLTGLFVDTLTGRMLGQHALAYSLIAYISLRLYRRLRLYPLPQQSLWILLLLLISQSLVLWTQNIKNMNVLNWVYWLPSFTGALAWPAVLTILRRVRRRFSIF; this is encoded by the coding sequence ATGGCAGCCGTTAAATCGTCGTCCGCCGGACTGATAGTGGTACCGCTAAGTCTGGTGGTTGCCATGGCTTTGCGGATTCTCCCCTTGCCGCGCGAGTTGTTCGTATTCAACCCCGATTGGACCGCCTTGTTTCTGATTTATTGGACGATCGCGATACCTGACCGTGTAGGGGTGGGAACCGCCTGGCTCACCGGGCTTTTCGTCGACACCTTGACCGGGCGCATGCTAGGCCAACACGCGCTGGCTTATTCCCTCATCGCCTATATTAGCCTGCGACTTTATCGTCGATTGCGTCTTTACCCGCTCCCCCAGCAATCGCTCTGGATACTTCTCCTTTTGTTGATTAGCCAGTCTCTGGTCCTCTGGACACAAAACATCAAGAACATGAATGTTTTGAATTGGGTGTATTGGCTGCCGTCTTTTACAGGCGCGCTCGCGTGGCCAGCCGTCTTAACGATTCTACGGCGGGTCAGACGCCGCTTCAGCATTTTTTAA
- a CDS encoding rod shape-determining protein: MFFRHLRGFFSNDLSIDLGTANTLIYIRGQGIVVNEPSVVAIREDRARGQKSIAAVGSAAKSMLGRTPGNITAIRPLKDGVIADFTVTEKMLQYFIHKVHKNKLFRPSPRVLICVPCGSTQVERRAIKESAAGAGAREVYLIEEPMAAAIGAGLPVHEARGSMVLDIGGGTSEVAVISLNGIVYSASVRIGGDRMDEAIMNYVRRNYGTLIGESTAERIKYEIGTAYPGSEIKEIEVKGRNLAEGVPRSFVLNSNEILEALQEPLQGIIGAVKVALEQTPPELGADVADRGIVLTGGGALLKDMDRLIAEETGLPVFIAEDPMTCVARGGGRVLELLDEIGAAAFSLE, from the coding sequence ATGTTCTTCAGACACCTCCGAGGATTCTTCTCGAACGACTTGTCCATTGACCTTGGCACCGCAAACACCTTGATCTACATTCGTGGCCAAGGCATTGTGGTAAACGAGCCATCGGTGGTGGCTATCCGCGAGGATCGCGCCCGAGGCCAAAAATCGATCGCGGCGGTTGGCTCGGCCGCAAAATCGATGTTGGGACGAACACCCGGCAACATCACCGCTATCCGCCCTCTCAAAGACGGTGTGATCGCCGATTTCACCGTCACGGAAAAGATGCTTCAGTACTTCATCCATAAAGTACACAAAAACAAGCTTTTCCGACCGAGCCCTCGAGTGCTGATCTGCGTGCCGTGCGGCTCCACCCAGGTCGAACGGCGTGCCATAAAGGAATCCGCGGCGGGAGCGGGTGCGAGGGAAGTTTATCTCATCGAAGAACCCATGGCGGCGGCCATCGGCGCCGGTCTACCCGTACACGAGGCGCGCGGTTCGATGGTCCTGGACATCGGCGGCGGTACGTCCGAGGTTGCGGTCATTTCGCTGAACGGCATCGTCTACTCCGCTTCTGTACGCATTGGAGGCGACCGCATGGACGAAGCCATCATGAATTATGTGCGCCGCAATTACGGTACCTTGATCGGAGAATCCACGGCCGAACGAATCAAGTATGAAATTGGTACCGCCTATCCGGGCAGCGAAATCAAAGAAATCGAAGTCAAAGGCCGCAATCTGGCTGAGGGTGTACCACGCAGTTTCGTCTTGAATAGCAACGAAATCCTCGAGGCACTTCAGGAACCTTTACAGGGGATCATAGGCGCGGTAAAGGTGGCGTTGGAACAGACTCCACCGGAACTGGGCGCGGACGTCGCGGATAGAGGCATCGTTTTGACCGGCGGAGGCGCCTTGCTTAAGGATATGGACCGCCTGATCGCCGAAGAAACCGGACTCCCCGTCTTTATAGCCGAAGATCCCATGACATGTGTCGCTCGAGGAGGTGGGCGAGTACTGGAACTGCTGGACGAAATCGGCGCGGCAGCGTTCTCACTTGAGTGA